The Argentina anserina chromosome 3, drPotAnse1.1, whole genome shotgun sequence genome includes a region encoding these proteins:
- the LOC126787298 gene encoding uncharacterized protein LOC126787298 produces the protein MDEKIKINEIILENEMGSPVQLFKNGENLIPNLTNLMVRQCDGLRFLLSYSMARSLVKLKHLEVHNCQIMEEIVSLEEYLEENTDNIFCKLSHLQLLHLPQLTRFCIGSYIEFPSLEILHVEDCTKLETFVLDPVLIQNEETHSSNSHQNPTPYFLFDEKVGFPSLKGVVIYDLPKLITIWHNQLSQDSFCRLSKVDVRRCQSLKNIFPVSVAKGLKQLRILYVQARLHGIGCGCNGVETIVAKEEGQEMELNFVFPKATSVTFNMLPQIKCFYNGRHTSRWPLLHQLCVSACPNVALFVSEISRVRKANASTEPFFIIEKNSFPNLDHLILGGTRLEIWDGPLPADFFAKVKILNVASQRFKLSPDSLQKFHSLESLIVMGTPLEEIFVNHGSSSGTIHAVGTQLRRVRSLKLSRMSMLLHLGVENSQPVVFPNLEILEVELCVRLQNLRASAISFQNLITLKILLWKLFGQTPNLGEISRYRLPGEFYPERFLQNFNNLENLVLHGDHKEIFFHEENSTGELRTVVSLPHLKSLKFSEMHMLVHLGKEISSQPIIPNLEVLEVSLCEKLQNLSSPAVSFQNLTTLKVFGCHGLEYLITSSIALTLVQLTHLEVKNCERLMEIVGSSREDMAGNEIIAFNKLQHLKLSGLPSLQCFFSGNCISHTTICKEIEERECTETVVPCFLFNGKVGFPSLEILMIHDLPKLMTIWHGQFAPDSFCKLKRIFVQGCHSLIKIFGATILERMNALETLLLKQCKLLQLVFELGGITAQETDDTSFTPSKLPEFSQNLVSVEIESCDSLSYIFPASVAKRLPQLRRLSVGNCERVEEIVAMEGVDMTTPVFVFPNAISVRLLGLPRLLGPLLCGLYSST, from the exons ATGGATGAAAAAATTAAGATCAATGAAATCATATTGGAGAATGAGATGGGGAGTCCGGTGCAACTTTTCAAGAATGGAGAG AATTTGATACCAAACTTAACAAATTTAATGGTGCGCCAATGTGATGGTTTAAGATTCTTGCTATCTTATTCCATGGCCAGAAGTCTTGTGAAACTCAAACATCTTGAGGTACACAATTGTCAGATAATGGAAGAGATAGTATCTTTAGAGGAATACCTTGAAGAAAATACAGATAACATCTTCTGTAAGCTGTCACATTTGCAACTACTACACCTACCACAACTCACCAGATTCTGCATCGGAAGTTATATTGAGTTTCCTTCCTTGGAGATATTGCATGTCGAAGATTGTACTAAACTGGAAACTTTTGTTCTTGATCCTGTTTTGATCCAAAATGAGGAAACTCATTCGAGTAATAGTCATCAGAATCCtacaccatattttctgtttgatGAAAAG GTTGGATTTCCAAGCTTGAAGGGAGTGGTCATCTATGACCTTCCTAAGTTGATAACAATATGGCACAACCAACTTTCTCAGGACTCTTTCTGTAGACTCAGTAAAGTTGACGTACGAAGATGCCAGAGTCTAAAGAATATATTTCCAGTATCAGTGGCCAAGGGTCTTAAGCAGTTAAGGATTCTGTATGTGCAAGctaggctgcatggaatcgggtgcgg GTGTAATGGAGTGGAGACAATTGTTGCAAAGGAAGAAGGACAAGAAATGGAGCTCAACTTTGTGTTCCCCAAAGCAACATCTGTGACATTTAATATGCTGCCCCAAATTAAGTGTTTCTACAATGGGAGGCACACGTCCAGGTGGCCCTTACTCCACCAACTATGTGTGAGTGCATGCCCAAATGTGGCGTTATTTGTGTCAGAAATTTCAAGAGTTCGGAAAGCCAATGCCTCCACAGAGCCTTTTTTCATAATTGAGAAG AATTCATTCCCTAATTTGGATCATTTGATTTTGGGCGGCACGAGGTTGGAGATTTGGGATGGGCCACTGCCAGCGGATTTTTTTGCCAAGGTAAAGATTCTTAATGTTGCATCTCAACGCTTCAAGTTATCACCTGATTCTCTTCAGAAATTTCATAGTCTCGAATCACTTATAGTGATGGGTACTCCTTTGGAAGAGATATTTGTAAATCACGGAAGTAGTAGTGGAACAATACATGCAGTTGGGACTCAGCTCCGACGTGTAAGATCCTTGAAGCTTTCACGAATGTCCATGTTGTTGCATTTAGGGGTGGAAAACTCTCAACCAGTGGTTTTTCCAAATTTGGAAATTTTAGAGGTGGAGCTTTGTGTCAGACTCCAGAATCTGAGGGCATCTGCAATATCCTTCCAGAATCTAATCACTTTGAAG ATTCTGCTGTGGAAATTGTTTGGTCAAACTCCCAACCTTGGAGAGATTAGTCGTTACCGACTGCCTGGTGAATTTTACCCCGAAAGGTTTCTTCAGAACTTTAATAATCTTGAGAACCTTGTGCTGCATGGTGATCACAAAGAAATATTTTTCCACGAAGAAAATAGTACTGGGGAGTTACGTACAGTTGTGAGCCTCCCGCATTTAAAATCGCTGAAATTTTCAGAAATGCACATGCTAGTGCATTTGGGGAAGGAGATCAGTTCCCAACCAATTATTCCAAATTTGGAAGTTCTAGAGGTGTCACTCTGCGAGAAATTACAGAATCTAAGCTCACCAGCAGTATCCTTTCAGAATCTCACAACTCTGAAAGTCTTTGGTTGTCATGGCCTGGAATATTTGATCACTAGCTCGATTGCCCTGACTCTGGTACAACTCACACATTTGGAAGTTAAGAATTGTGAAAGGCTGATGGAAATAGTGGGAAGCAGCCGCGAAGATATGGCAGGAAATGAGATTATTGCTTTTAACAAGTTGCAGCATTTGAAACTTTCAGGATTGCCCAGTTTGCAATGTTTTTTCTCGGGTAATTGCATTTCACATACTACGATTtgcaaagaaattgaagagaggGAGTGCACTGAGACTGTTGTGccatgttttctttttaacGGAAAG GTGGGATTTCCTAGCTTGGAGATACTGATGATCCATGACCTACCTAAGTTGATGACAATATGGCACGGACAATTTGCTCCAGACTCCTTTTGCAAACTCAAAAGGATTTTTGTTCAGGGATGCCATAGTCTAATAAAGATATTTGGTGCTACTATTCTTGAAAGAATGAATGCTCTTGAAACTCTGTTACTAAAGCAGTGCAAGTTGCTGCAACTGGTATTTGAACTCGGGGGAATCACCGCTCAGGAAACAGATGATACATCATTCACTCCGTCCAAATTGCCTGAATTCAGTCAGAATCTGGTTTCAGTGGAAATAGAGTCATGTGACAGTTTGAGTTATATCTTTCCGGCTTCAGTGGCCAAACGTCTTCCCCAGCTGAGGAGACTGAGTGTAGGGAATTGTGAAAGAGTGGAGGAAATTGTTGCAATGGAAGGAGTGGATATGACAACACCTGTGTTTGTTTTCCCAAACGCAATATCTGTGCGGCTTCTAGGTCTGCCCCGGCTTCTAGGTCCGCTTCTGTGTGGCCTCTACTCGAGTACTTGA
- the LOC126787297 gene encoding LOW QUALITY PROTEIN: disease resistance protein At4g27190-like (The sequence of the model RefSeq protein was modified relative to this genomic sequence to represent the inferred CDS: deleted 2 bases in 1 codon; substituted 1 base at 1 genomic stop codon) gives SVPSQGYLAFESRTRVVTDIVEELRNPNTNKIGVWGVGGVGKSTLAKEVYRQANEEKLFDGVVIIVDVKNYSGSEKCTERIQKEIAEKLDVEFHEGLTESGRARHLWDKLKERKILVILDDVWERIEMEVVGIPPTCNLLFTSRSRGRLFSEMDIQKDFCLDTLGEEESWSLFEKMAGGVVKNEPIREKAMLVSKKCEGLPILVVTVARALSNSNTLQEWKDALRRLKKLDMTSSEEKALLTLEWTYDQLDAEELKSLFLLCAIRTSLKWYNSIYLEDCFKYSMGLGLFKNIDTMEEARDAFHSLXKLQNYCLLLENTGGSKKYVRIHELLRNVAIRIARRDKHALVSVDGEEFNTWPNKEFFRKCSLIWIHQSKLPKFPEVPWECRELKLLQLDFRDDSAALPGNLFEDMKKLQVLDLSALHIPSLPPSLQFLTNLQTLCSDRCVLEDIALVGQLRNMEILSLARSKIKPLPEEIGQLTRLRLLDLTGCSELVLIPPDVLSSLKSLEDLKMGRDSFRQWEAEGNVGSKRTNASLSELKQLSKLTALDIHISEASILPSGLFLHLERYHVFIGEEWEWLPFDDSFNTLKLKLARSNQLDSGLEMLVKRSEHLYLDVIEGVNDIFHILNSDDCNQQLKHLHVQDNAEIVVKYRLFFLN, from the exons AGTGTACCTTCCCAAGGCTACCTGGCTTTTGAATCAAGGACTCGTGTTGTGACGGATATTGTGGAGGAGCTGAGGAATCCTAATACCAACAAGATTGGGGTTTGGGGAGTGGGTGGCGTGGGTAAAAGCACACTGGCGAAAGAAGTTTACCGACAAGCCAATGAAGAGAAGTTGTTTGATGGTGTTGTTATTATAGTAGATGTGAAGAATTATTCAGGCTCCGAAAAATGCACTGAAAGGATTCAAAAAGAAATTGCTGAGAAGTTGGATGTTGAGTTCCATGAAGGTTTAACTGAAAGTGGAAGAGCACGTCATCTCTGGGACAAGTTAAAAGAGAGGAAGATTCTTGTGATTTTAGATGATGTATGGgagagaattgaaatggaggTGGTGGGAATTCCGCCAACATGTAATTTATTGTTCACATCTAGAAGTCGAGGCAGATTATTCTCTGAGATGGATATACAAAAGGACTTCTGTCTTGATACTTTGGGTGAGGAAGAAAGTTGGAGCTTGTTTGAAAAGATGGCAGGTGGTGTGGTTAAAAATGAGCCTATAAGAGAAAAAGCAATGCTTGTGTCGAAGAAGTGCGAAGGTTTGCCTATTTTAGTCGTCACCGTTGCAAGGGCATTGAGTAATAGTAATACTTTACAGGAGTGGAAAGACGCCTTAAGACGGTTAAAGAAGCTCGACATGACAAGTTCAGAAGAAAAGGCGTTGCTGACTCTAGAGTGGACTTACGATCAATTGGATGCTGAGGAGCTCAAGTCGTTATTTCTGCTATGTGCAATTCGTACATCGTTAAAGTGGTACAATTCTATATATCTTGAAGATTGCTTCAAATATAGTATGGGATTGGGTTTGTTCAAAAACATAGATACGATGGAAGAAGCACGTGATGCATTTCATTCATTATAA AAGCTTCAAAATTACTGTTTATTGCTAGAGAATACTGGTGGTAGTAAGAAGTATGTCAGAATTCATGAGCTTCTTCGCAATGTTGCTATAAGGATTGCGCGCAGAGACAAACACGCCCTCGTAAGTGTAGATGGAGAGGAGTTTAACACATGGCCGAATAAGGAATTCTTCAGAAAATgctctttgatttggattcatcAATCCAAACTTCCCAAATTTCCTGAAGTACCTTGGGAATGCAGAGAACTAAAACTGCTGCAACTTGATTTTAGAGATGATTCGGCGGCACTGCCGGGCAATTTATTTGAAGATATGAAGAAACTCCAAGTATTGGATCTGTCTGCACTTCATATTCCCTCACTACCTCCATCTCTTCAATTCCTAACAAATCTCCAAACTCTGTGTTCAGATCGGTGTGTTTTGGAGGACATAGCTCTAGTTGGACAGCTAAGAAACATGGAAATTCTTAGCTTGGCTAGATCCAAAATTAAACCGCTGCCTGAAGAAATAGGGCAATTGACTCGTCTaaggttgttggatttgacGGGTTGCTCCGAACTTGTACTGATTCCACCAGATGTTCTATCAAGCCTGAAAAGTCTTGAGGATCTGAAAATGGGAAGAGACAGCTTTAGGCAATGGGAGGCTGAAGGAAACGTGGgtagcaaaagaacaaatgCCAGCCTTTCAGAGTTGAAGCAGTTGTCTAAGCTAACCGCATTAGACATCCATATTTCAGAGGCTAGCATTCTTCCATCAGGCTTGTTCTTGCACTTGGAAAGATATCACGTATTCATTGGTGAAGAGTGGGAGTGGCTTCCATTTGATGATAGTTTCAACACGCTAAAGCTGAAGCTGGCAAGAAGCAATCAATTGGACAGTGGCCTAGAAATGTTGGTGAAGAGATCTGAGCATTTGTACTTGGATGTGATAGAAGGCGTCAATGatatatttcatatattaAATAGTGATGATTGTAATCAGCAACTGAAACATCTTCATGTCCAAGACAATGCTGAGATAGTGGTAAAATACCgattgtttttcttgaattga